A part of Gemmatimonas groenlandica genomic DNA contains:
- a CDS encoding hybrid sensor histidine kinase/response regulator — MAAERLEVSASVPIVDRHQAVLNAMDEGFCIVELLYDDTGRAVDHRILEANAAFERHTGVRNPVGKCASELVPGGEQWFNDLYGRVAATGVQERTETGSEAMGRWFQISVTRVGLAANHTVAVVFMDISERKQADFALQRRSAQFETLLNEAPLGVFLIDADFRVRAMNPAAQSTFEGIASVIGRDFDEVMHIVWPPERADGFVKIFRHTLETGEPFATPHETEMRADRRVTEYYAWQINRISLPEGGFGVVCYFSDTSASVFAQRRLADSEAQYRQLFQSAPIAMFACDASGVLLSYNALAVEVWGRQPEHGQDRYDGAIRLWRPDGTALLDANNPMVAVLSGDAPVRNLHVLIERPDGSRLPVSLSIAAQSNANGETTGAIGSFIDISDRIRADEARAESQRQLEFVMDSMPQKIFTASPEGEIGYLNPQWMEYTGLPAADIRDWSGSALIHPDDLSMTISIWQRDLPNGTPIHIEHRFRCADGTYRWHISRAIPMRDTSGELIMWVGSSTDMHALREAAIDSQRAGGVLAEADRHKNEFLATLAHELRNPLAPIRNALDILTQGEPTPGVVQFASGIIERQTTQMIRLVDELLDVSRISRGTIALKRATVDLTMVIEQAIETARPAIERAGHEIQVSFAVEPLYIDADATRLIQVFGNLLDNAGKFTPSGGRIVITTQRQGDEAVIQVHDNGVGIPTSMLGAVFELFRQVDHTLERARGGLGIGLNLVQRLVELHGGSVDAMSEGPGTGSTFTVRLPIMVDAFTPTPIREVASEQLDRAAGRRVLVVDDNHDSANSLALALQLRGNESRVAFDGMEAIEVAELFRPELIVLDLEMPKLNGYDAARRIRAEPWGRSIALVALTGLGQDDDRRRSRDAGFVAHLVKPVDHAELALLLARLPQVDATASA; from the coding sequence ATGGCCGCAGAGAGACTCGAGGTATCGGCGTCAGTCCCGATCGTGGATCGCCACCAGGCAGTGCTGAACGCCATGGACGAGGGGTTCTGTATCGTCGAGCTGCTGTACGACGATACGGGGCGCGCGGTCGATCATCGGATCCTCGAAGCGAATGCGGCTTTCGAACGACACACCGGTGTGCGCAATCCCGTGGGCAAGTGCGCGAGTGAACTGGTTCCTGGTGGCGAGCAGTGGTTCAATGATCTGTATGGACGTGTCGCGGCGACGGGTGTGCAGGAGCGAACGGAGACCGGATCGGAGGCAATGGGTCGCTGGTTTCAAATCAGCGTGACGCGCGTCGGGCTCGCGGCGAATCACACGGTCGCAGTTGTCTTCATGGATATCAGCGAGCGGAAGCAGGCCGATTTTGCGCTGCAGCGTCGCAGCGCGCAGTTCGAGACCTTGTTGAATGAGGCCCCGCTCGGCGTATTCCTCATCGACGCCGATTTTCGGGTGCGCGCCATGAACCCCGCAGCGCAGTCGACGTTCGAGGGGATTGCGAGTGTCATCGGTCGCGATTTCGACGAGGTCATGCACATTGTCTGGCCGCCCGAACGTGCGGACGGCTTCGTGAAGATCTTTCGGCACACACTGGAAACCGGCGAGCCGTTCGCGACACCCCACGAAACGGAAATGCGCGCCGACCGCAGGGTGACCGAATACTACGCGTGGCAGATCAACCGCATCTCGCTGCCCGAGGGCGGCTTCGGCGTGGTGTGCTATTTCAGCGACACCTCGGCGAGCGTGTTCGCGCAACGGCGCCTCGCCGATTCCGAGGCGCAGTATCGACAGCTCTTCCAGTCCGCGCCGATCGCCATGTTCGCCTGCGACGCGTCGGGCGTATTGCTGTCGTACAATGCACTGGCGGTCGAGGTCTGGGGTCGGCAACCGGAGCACGGTCAGGACAGGTATGACGGCGCCATCCGGCTTTGGCGGCCGGATGGAACCGCGTTGCTCGACGCGAACAATCCGATGGTCGCGGTCCTCAGCGGCGACGCGCCGGTGCGCAACCTGCATGTGCTTATCGAGCGGCCCGATGGCTCGCGGCTCCCGGTGTCGCTCAGTATCGCGGCGCAGTCGAACGCGAACGGTGAGACAACGGGTGCGATCGGTTCGTTCATCGACATCAGCGATCGCATTCGAGCCGACGAAGCGCGCGCGGAGTCGCAGCGCCAACTCGAATTCGTGATGGACTCGATGCCGCAGAAGATCTTCACGGCATCACCGGAGGGAGAGATCGGGTATCTCAACCCGCAATGGATGGAGTACACGGGATTGCCGGCCGCCGATATACGAGACTGGAGCGGCTCCGCACTGATTCACCCCGACGACTTGTCGATGACGATAAGCATCTGGCAACGGGATCTCCCGAATGGCACGCCCATTCACATCGAGCATCGCTTCCGGTGCGCTGACGGAACCTATCGTTGGCATATCAGCCGGGCGATCCCGATGCGTGACACCAGCGGGGAGCTGATCATGTGGGTCGGCTCCAGCACAGATATGCATGCGCTGCGCGAAGCCGCGATCGACTCGCAGCGTGCCGGCGGTGTATTAGCCGAAGCGGACCGCCATAAGAACGAGTTTCTGGCGACCCTTGCCCACGAGCTGCGCAATCCACTCGCGCCGATTCGCAACGCGCTCGATATACTGACGCAGGGTGAGCCCACTCCTGGTGTCGTACAGTTCGCATCGGGCATCATCGAACGGCAAACGACACAGATGATCCGTCTGGTTGATGAGCTACTCGACGTGAGTCGCATCAGCCGTGGCACCATCGCCTTGAAGCGTGCCACCGTGGATCTGACCATGGTGATTGAACAGGCGATCGAAACGGCGCGTCCAGCCATCGAACGCGCGGGGCATGAGATACAGGTCTCGTTTGCCGTGGAGCCGTTGTACATCGATGCCGATGCGACTCGGCTCATTCAGGTTTTCGGGAATCTGCTCGATAACGCGGGCAAGTTTACGCCGTCTGGTGGACGCATCGTGATCACGACGCAGCGACAGGGCGATGAGGCGGTGATTCAGGTGCACGACAACGGCGTTGGCATCCCGACGTCGATGCTCGGCGCCGTCTTCGAACTGTTTCGTCAGGTGGACCACACCCTCGAGCGCGCCCGCGGCGGACTCGGGATCGGCCTCAACTTGGTACAACGACTCGTTGAGCTGCATGGCGGGTCGGTCGATGCCATGAGCGAGGGACCGGGAACGGGGAGCACGTTCACCGTGCGGCTGCCGATCATGGTCGACGCGTTCACACCGACGCCCATCCGAGAGGTTGCATCCGAACAGCTGGATCGCGCCGCGGGCCGGCGGGTGCTGGTGGTGGATGACAATCATGACTCCGCCAATTCGTTGGCCCTCGCGTTGCAGCTTCGCGGGAACGAATCGCGAGTGGCGTTCGACGGCATGGAGGCGATCGAGGTGGCTGAACTGTTCCGCCCTGAGTTGATCGTCCTGGACCTTGAAATGCCGAAGCTCAACGGCTATGACGCAGCACGACGTATTCGTGCGGAGCCGTGGGGACGTTCCATCGCGCTGGTCGCCCTGACCGGGTTGGGGCAAGATGACGACCGACGACGATCGCGCGATGCCGGCTTCGTGGCGCATTTGGTCAAGCCCGTCGACCACGCGGAGCTGGCGCTGCTGCTGGCGCGGCTGCCGCAGGTCGACGCCACCGCATCGGCGTAG
- a CDS encoding WD40/YVTN/BNR-like repeat-containing protein encodes MRNICVLALGAGLTGLMASPLVAQTALPPKASIDDAVVNALRWRNIGPANMMGRIVDIEGIASPSKTFYVSTAGGGLWKTTNNGTTFKAVMDTARVSSGGDLAIAPSDTNVIYWGTGEANSRNSISPGGGIYKSADGGKSWTFLGLADTRSIGRIQVHPTDPNTVWVAALGHPWGPNKERGLYKTTDGGKNWRLVKFIDDKTGFVDVQLDPRNPNTVWASSYERVRGPYFLKSGGTGSALWKSTDGGETFTEVKGGGFPATTKGRIEIAIARSNPDVMYSMVEADTAPNLKKDAKVAPQKRPSGLYRSEDGGKTWAYMSPENTRPFYYSQVRVDPKDPNRVYWSSTPVKYSSDGGKTAGSTTEGIHVDHHAMWIDPNDPQRIITGNDGGIGVSNDRGGNWFFPNSIAIGQFYNISADMGVPYRVCGGLQDNGSWCGPSRRKQGPVTNAMWHNVGGGDGFVTQQDQTNTDIIYSTSQGGNMGRLNFATGERTGLRKPTWRDGGYLQWNDSIYAVWPDTTKPATASQKKQMAGYRTRQRADSVAYALRWNWNTPYIISKHNPATLYFGANRVLKSVKYGDEMFPISGELSYADSAKLFVALKTTGGITPDVTGAETFGTVVSLNESSVRPGLLYAGTDDGRVWLTRNDGAQWEEVTKNFTGVPAGSYVSRIEPSHFDSATFYVTFDNHRNDDYTPYVFMTTNFGRTFTSIVNNLPKGQTDFVHVIREDTKNQNLLFVGTDVGAYVSIDRGQSWQRFMSGLGTTPVHDLLIHPRDGELIAGTHGRSIWIADITPLQQLTPAVIAAKATLFAPRTAFQWGEQTINGGNVGQGVFQGPSPTYGASIWYRLSENAGGQVRMIVQDASGDTIRSLTGPGQPGLHNVVWDMRAQRPAPARIALTPAQVRDSVNTQRRVLRALDSLEKAGAVPAPMLAMIRTTVQTGQQPPQMAAMLGGAFGGGGGGGGGGGGGRGGAGGFFRIVPAKRGRCRVLPRRQVAVVRPVGKARRKRRRVRPDCRRCSALSAMRWVMTSPPSGSSRAAVVVVAAAVAVRTRSRAPATTRSPSSWVARRTPSCCASNA; translated from the coding sequence ATGCGAAATATTTGCGTCCTTGCCCTCGGTGCCGGTTTGACCGGTCTGATGGCCAGTCCGCTCGTAGCCCAGACGGCGCTGCCGCCAAAGGCTTCAATCGACGATGCCGTCGTCAACGCCCTGCGTTGGCGCAACATCGGCCCCGCCAACATGATGGGGCGCATCGTTGATATCGAAGGCATCGCCTCGCCCTCGAAAACGTTCTACGTGTCCACCGCCGGCGGCGGCTTGTGGAAGACCACCAACAACGGCACCACGTTCAAGGCTGTGATGGACACGGCCCGCGTGTCGTCGGGTGGTGATCTCGCCATCGCCCCATCAGACACCAACGTGATCTACTGGGGCACCGGCGAAGCGAACTCGCGCAATTCCATCTCCCCGGGCGGCGGCATCTACAAGTCGGCTGACGGCGGCAAGTCGTGGACGTTCCTGGGCCTGGCCGACACGCGGTCCATCGGTCGCATTCAGGTACACCCCACCGATCCCAACACCGTGTGGGTGGCCGCCCTCGGCCATCCGTGGGGACCGAACAAGGAACGTGGACTCTACAAAACCACCGACGGCGGCAAGAACTGGCGCCTCGTCAAGTTCATCGATGACAAGACCGGCTTCGTGGACGTGCAGCTCGACCCGCGCAATCCGAACACCGTGTGGGCCTCGAGTTACGAGCGCGTGCGCGGACCGTATTTCCTGAAGTCGGGCGGCACCGGATCGGCGCTCTGGAAGAGCACCGACGGCGGTGAGACGTTCACCGAAGTGAAGGGCGGCGGATTCCCCGCCACCACCAAGGGACGCATCGAGATCGCGATCGCGCGCTCGAATCCCGACGTGATGTACAGCATGGTCGAAGCCGACACGGCGCCCAATCTCAAGAAGGACGCCAAGGTCGCGCCGCAGAAGCGGCCCAGTGGCCTGTATCGCTCGGAAGACGGCGGCAAGACGTGGGCCTACATGAGCCCCGAGAACACGCGTCCTTTCTACTACTCGCAGGTGCGCGTCGACCCGAAGGATCCGAATCGCGTGTACTGGTCGTCCACGCCGGTGAAGTACTCGAGCGACGGCGGCAAGACGGCGGGCAGCACCACGGAAGGCATTCACGTGGATCATCACGCCATGTGGATCGACCCCAATGATCCGCAGCGCATCATCACCGGCAACGACGGTGGTATCGGCGTGTCGAACGATCGCGGTGGCAACTGGTTCTTCCCCAACTCCATCGCCATCGGCCAGTTCTACAACATCTCGGCCGACATGGGCGTGCCCTACCGCGTATGCGGCGGCTTGCAGGACAACGGATCGTGGTGCGGTCCGAGTCGGCGCAAGCAGGGTCCGGTCACCAACGCTATGTGGCACAACGTGGGCGGCGGCGACGGGTTCGTGACGCAGCAGGATCAGACGAACACCGACATCATCTACTCCACGTCGCAGGGCGGCAACATGGGTCGCCTGAACTTCGCGACCGGCGAGCGCACGGGATTGCGCAAGCCCACGTGGCGCGACGGGGGCTACCTGCAGTGGAACGACTCCATCTACGCCGTGTGGCCCGATACCACGAAGCCGGCCACTGCCTCGCAGAAGAAGCAGATGGCAGGCTATCGCACCCGTCAGCGGGCCGACTCGGTGGCGTATGCGCTTCGTTGGAACTGGAACACGCCGTACATCATCTCGAAGCACAATCCGGCCACGCTGTACTTCGGCGCCAACCGCGTGCTCAAGAGCGTGAAGTATGGAGACGAGATGTTCCCGATCTCCGGCGAACTGTCGTACGCCGACTCGGCCAAGCTGTTCGTGGCGCTCAAGACCACCGGCGGCATCACGCCCGACGTGACGGGTGCGGAAACGTTCGGTACCGTGGTGTCGCTGAACGAATCGTCGGTGCGCCCGGGGCTGCTGTACGCCGGTACCGATGACGGACGCGTGTGGCTCACGCGCAATGATGGCGCGCAGTGGGAAGAAGTGACGAAGAATTTCACGGGCGTGCCGGCGGGTAGCTACGTGTCGCGCATCGAGCCGTCACACTTCGACAGCGCGACCTTCTACGTCACGTTCGACAATCATCGCAACGACGACTACACGCCGTACGTGTTCATGACCACGAACTTCGGCCGCACGTTCACGTCGATCGTGAACAACCTGCCCAAGGGTCAAACGGACTTCGTGCACGTGATCCGTGAAGACACGAAGAATCAGAACCTCCTCTTCGTGGGCACCGACGTGGGTGCATACGTGTCGATCGATCGCGGGCAGTCGTGGCAGCGCTTCATGAGCGGTCTGGGCACCACGCCGGTGCATGATCTGCTCATTCACCCGCGCGACGGCGAGCTCATTGCGGGCACGCACGGTCGTTCGATCTGGATTGCCGACATCACGCCGCTGCAGCAGCTGACGCCGGCCGTGATCGCGGCCAAGGCCACGCTGTTTGCACCGCGCACGGCGTTCCAGTGGGGCGAGCAGACGATCAACGGCGGCAACGTTGGACAGGGTGTGTTTCAGGGCCCGAGCCCGACGTACGGCGCCTCCATTTGGTACCGGCTGTCGGAGAATGCTGGTGGCCAGGTGCGTATGATCGTGCAGGACGCCAGCGGCGACACGATTCGCTCACTCACGGGTCCCGGCCAGCCTGGCTTGCACAACGTGGTCTGGGACATGCGCGCGCAGCGCCCGGCGCCGGCGCGGATCGCACTCACGCCGGCGCAGGTGCGTGACAGCGTGAACACGCAGCGCCGTGTATTGCGCGCGCTCGATTCTCTTGAGAAGGCGGGTGCCGTACCGGCCCCGATGCTGGCCATGATCCGCACCACGGTGCAGACCGGTCAGCAGCCACCGCAGATGGCCGCGATGTTGGGTGGCGCATTCGGTGGCGGTGGTGGAGGGGGTGGTGGCGGTGGTGGTGGACGTGGCGGCGCCGGCGGTTTTTTCAGGATCGTCCCGGCGAAACGCGGGCGCTGCCGAGTTTTGCCGCGGCGGCAGGTGGCCGTGGTGCGGCCGGTGGGGAAGGCGCGGCGGAAGCGCCGGCGGGTCCGGCCGGATTGCAGGCGGTGTTCGGCCCTCTCCGCGATGCGCTGGGTGATGACTTCGCCGCCATCGGGATCTTCCCGGGCGGCGGTGGTGGTGGTCGCGGCGGCCGTGGCGGTCAGAACACGCTCGCGGGCACCGGCGACTACAAGATCACCATCATCGTGGGTGGCACGTCGTACTCCAAGCTGCTGCGCATCGAACGCGTGA
- a CDS encoding EAL domain-containing protein, with translation MSELSAGDLHCWFPADHVAGKVRAALRGLAIEGRPSVGDGTAFHICPSQSEAVAEALSDALSAVEQDDTRALFCLPGEAPTANDIARVEPLSRAIIRARSGWLMAVMRERRLTSHFQPIVHADRPDRIYGYEALLRGVNPDGSFISPGTLFDTARGAGLLFQLDLAARRSAIANAHVHQLAHALFVNFAPTAIYDPKACLRSTVAAIDEAGIERGNVVFEIVETERTHDPKHLRNILDYYRGAGFRIALDDVGAGYSSLNLIHLLRPDVIKLDMELVRDVDRDPYKARIAANLLDVANALGIDALAEGIETEGELEWVQQHGAKYVQGYLIARPAPTPVTAIASRPLVHVAA, from the coding sequence ATGTCCGAACTGTCGGCGGGCGATCTGCATTGCTGGTTCCCGGCCGATCACGTTGCGGGAAAGGTGCGCGCCGCGCTCCGCGGGCTCGCCATCGAGGGACGCCCGTCGGTTGGCGACGGCACGGCGTTTCACATCTGCCCATCACAGAGCGAGGCGGTGGCCGAAGCCTTAAGCGACGCACTGTCGGCCGTGGAGCAGGACGATACGCGCGCGCTGTTCTGCCTGCCGGGCGAGGCACCGACGGCGAATGACATCGCGCGGGTGGAGCCACTCTCGCGCGCCATCATCCGCGCACGCAGCGGCTGGCTGATGGCCGTAATGCGCGAACGTCGCCTGACCTCGCACTTCCAGCCCATCGTACACGCCGATCGTCCCGACCGGATTTACGGATACGAAGCGCTGCTTCGCGGCGTCAATCCCGATGGGAGCTTCATCTCGCCCGGCACCCTGTTTGACACGGCTCGCGGCGCCGGACTGCTCTTTCAACTCGATCTCGCCGCGCGCCGATCGGCGATTGCGAACGCGCACGTCCACCAGCTCGCGCACGCACTGTTCGTCAACTTTGCGCCAACGGCTATCTACGATCCGAAAGCGTGTCTCCGCAGCACCGTGGCCGCGATCGACGAGGCGGGAATCGAGCGCGGCAACGTCGTGTTCGAGATCGTGGAGACGGAGCGGACACACGATCCGAAGCACCTGCGCAACATTCTCGACTACTATCGCGGCGCCGGCTTTCGCATCGCCTTGGACGATGTCGGCGCCGGCTATTCGTCACTGAATTTGATTCACCTGCTTCGCCCCGACGTCATCAAGCTCGACATGGAGCTCGTGCGCGACGTGGATCGGGACCCGTACAAGGCGCGCATCGCCGCCAATTTGCTCGACGTCGCCAACGCCCTCGGCATTGACGCCCTGGCAGAAGGCATTGAGACCGAGGGCGAGTTGGAATGGGTGCAGCAACACGGCGCGAAGTACGTGCAGGGCTATCTCATTGCCCGACCGGCGCCGACACCAGTGACCGCGATTGCGTCGCGGCCCCTGGTGCACGTCGCAGCCTGA
- a CDS encoding ankyrin repeat domain-containing protein, with the protein MVRTAPDVLLTAIRAKDRDTIAALLAEDPSLAMARAMGGESLVLHACYMGAPELADLLHPGRPIDACEAAALGNVVALRTCLENDDDSRVRRSSDGWTPLHLAAFFGRDDAVTLLIDHGAPLDAHSTNALRNSPLHAALAGNTLPVLVRRLVFAGADVTARDSHGNTPLHLAAARGYEPLCDLLTARGADAHALSDDRSTPAMLAIARGFPELGAKLAAISDDDEESNE; encoded by the coding sequence ATGGTTCGCACTGCCCCCGATGTCTTGCTCACCGCCATTCGCGCGAAGGATCGTGATACGATTGCCGCGCTCCTCGCTGAGGATCCGTCGCTGGCGATGGCACGTGCCATGGGTGGCGAGTCGCTGGTTCTGCATGCTTGCTACATGGGTGCGCCCGAGCTGGCCGATCTGCTACACCCGGGTCGGCCGATCGACGCCTGCGAAGCCGCCGCCCTTGGCAACGTGGTCGCCTTGCGCACCTGCCTCGAGAATGACGACGACTCGCGGGTGCGCCGCAGCAGCGATGGCTGGACGCCGCTGCATCTGGCGGCGTTCTTCGGGCGCGACGATGCCGTCACCTTGCTGATCGATCACGGCGCGCCGCTCGATGCGCACTCCACCAACGCCCTGCGCAATTCGCCGCTGCACGCCGCGCTGGCTGGTAACACGCTGCCTGTGCTGGTGCGCCGACTGGTCTTCGCCGGTGCCGACGTAACGGCGCGCGATTCGCACGGCAACACTCCGCTACATCTGGCGGCCGCGCGCGGCTACGAACCGCTATGCGACCTGCTCACCGCACGTGGCGCCGACGCCCACGCGCTGTCCGACGACAGATCAACGCCGGCTATGCTGGCTATCGCGCGAGGATTCCCGGAGCTCGGCGCCAAACTGGCGGCCATCTCCGACGACGACGAGGAGTCGAACGAGTAG